The Stenotrophomonas maltophilia sequence CAGGCTGAAGCCATCGGCATCGCCCTCGAAGCGCCCCCCCCAGGCCGCGCAGGCCCGGCGAGTGACCCACGCTGGCGAAGCCCAGCGACTGCAGCTCACCCTGCACCCACAACGGGCCATCACGTTCACCGGCCAGCTGCAGCTCACGCACATCCAGCTGCGGTTTGGACAGGAACAACCAATGGCGCAGGCCGGGGTCGAGGCGATCACTCAGCGCCAGGGCCCGCAGCGCGGTACCGGCCTGTACCTCGCCGGAACCAACCCGCAACTGCTTGCCGACCTGCAGGTGCAGGCCATCGAGCTGTTGTTCACCGTCCGCCGACTTCAGGCGCAGGCGCGGCACCTGCAACGCCCAGCCATCGGCCTGGCGCTGCCAGCGCAGGCGGGCCTGCACGCGCTGCAGCTGCAGCTGCGGAGCAGCCACGTCGGGCATCGGTGCGCCGTCGATGCGGACGTCACGCAGGTCCGAATCAGTGGTCAGGGCCACCGGCGCGAAATCGCGCAGGGTCAGCCACAGGTTCAGTTCGCCCTTGCCCTCGCGCAGGCGGATGCCCCCGGCCGCCAGCAGCGGCGACCAGGCGTGGAAATCAACGGGGTCTGCGCCAAGCCAGGCCTGGCCGTTGCCGCCTGCGCGGTCCACGTCCAGTACCGCGGTCAAAGGCAGCGCATCGGCCTGTGCCCATGCCCGTACGCCCACCCGCAGGCGCTGGCCGTTGACGCGCAGGCGGAGGTCGATGCGCGGCAGCGTGGTGTCGATGCCCAGGCCCGGCGCATGCACGCCCAGGCGGCCACCGATCACCTGCAGTTCGCCCAGCCGGCGCAACGCGTCCAGCGGGTCGCCGCCGGTGTTGGACTGCGGCAGGCCACGCACCGACCAGCGGCCGTCCTCGCCCTGCTGCAGGTCCAGTGCCAGGCCACGCAGGCGCAGTTCGGTCAACGAGCGGCCGGGCAGCAGCCCGCTGTACATCGACACCAGCACCTCGGCCTCGCCGATGGCCAGGCCCTGGCCGGCGCCGATGCGCAGGCCCTTCAGCTGCAGCAGCGGACCACGCCGGGTCCAGGCCGTCTGCAGCTGGTCGAAATGCACCGGCTGGCCGGCGCGTTCACTCAACCAGGCGGCAATCCTGTCGGGATGGCGCTCGGCCAGCGGCAGCAGCTGGCTGAGGGTGCCCACCAGCAGTGCCAGCCCGACCAGGCCCACCGCGCAGGCGGCAATGAAATGACGGCGGATCCTTCGCAGTCGCAGGCGCGGCGGCGCGCTCATCGGCCACCGCCGGCCTGCGGCCGGCGAGGATCAGAGCAGAACAACATCGAATTGCTCCTGCAGGTACTGCTCGTCCGCCTGGAAGCGGATGCTCTTGCCGAGGAATTCCTCCAGCTCGGCCACCGCCGAGGACTCCTCGTCGGTGATGCGCGCGACCACCTTGGTCGAGGCGATCACCAGCAGGCGCGCGGCATCGAACTGGCGCACGGCACGGGTGATCTCGCGGAAGATCTCGTAGGTCACCGTTTCGGTGGTCTTGATGCTGCCACGACCGCTGCACTGCGGGCAGGTTTCCGACAGCTGGCGCTCCAGGCTCTCGACCGTGCGCTTGCGGGTCATTTCGACCAGGCCCAGCGGCGAGAAGTCGTACACCGTGGTCTTGGCATGGTCGCGGGCCAGCGCCTTTTCCAGCGTACGCAGTACCTGGCGGCGGTGCTCGGCATCATCCATGTCGATGAAGTCGATGATGATGATGCCGCCGAGGTTGCGCAGCCGCAGCTGCCTGGCCACCGCCTGCGCGGCCTCCAGGTTGGTGCGGAACACGGTCTCTTCCAGGTTGCGCTGGCCAAGGAACGAGCCGGTGTTCACGTCGATGGTGGTCATCGCCTCGGTCTGGTCGATGACCAGGTAGCCGCCGGACTTCAGCGGCACCTGCTTGTCCAGCGCGCGGCCGATCTCGTCCTCCACCCCGAACATGTCGAAGATCGGCCGGTCGCCCGAATACAGCTCCAGCTTCTCGGCCAGCACCGGCATGTACTTGGCCACGAAGGCCTGCAGCTGGGCGAAGGTTTCCTTCGAATCGACCTTCACCTTGTCCACGTCCTTGCGGATCAGGTCGCGCACCGATCGCAGCGGCAGGCTCAGGTCTTCATAGATGTTGCTGCACGAGGCAGCTTCGCGGCCACGACGCTCGACCACGTTCCAGACCCGCGACAGGTAGGCGATGTCCTCGGCGATGGCTTCGGCCGGCTGGCCCTCGGCGTTGGTACGCACGATGTAGCCGTAGCCACCATGCTGGGCCGACAGCTCGGTCACCAATGCCTTCAGCCGCGCGCGCTCGGTTTCATCCTCGATGCGCGCGGACACGCCCACGACCTTGGATTGCGGCAGCAGCACCATGTAGCGCGAAGGAATGCTGATCTGCGTGGTCAGGTGCGCGCCCTTGGTGCCGATCGGGTCCTTCACCACCTGCACCACGATGTCCTGGCCATCACGCAGCAGCTCGACGATGGGCACGCTGGCCGGCGGCGGCAGGGTCGTGTTCTCGGTGTCGGCACTGGCCACCGGGGCCGGGCGCACCACGTCGTTGGCGTGCAGGAACGCGGCGCGCTCCAGCCCCACTTCGACGAAGGCCGCCTGCATGCCAGGCATGACCCGCTGCACCTTGCCCTTGTAGATGTTGCCGACCACGCCACGGCGCCAGCCGCGCTCGATGTGCAGTTCCTGCAGCATGCCGTTTTCGATCACCGCGACCCGGGTTTCGCGCGGGGTCACATTGACCAGGATTTCCTCAGACATCGGCAGCCTCCCTGGCGGCATCAGCAGTTGGGGCCGGCACGCCGCAGCGCGCCAGCAGACGATCAGTGTGCAGCAGCGGCAGTCCCATCACGCCGGAGTAGCTGCCGGAAAGATGTTCGATCCAGCGTTCGGCCCCGCCCTGGATGGCGTAGGCGCCGGCCTTGTCCAGTGGCTCACCGGTGGCCACGTAGGCGGCGATGTCGGCAGCGTCGATCGGCGCGAAGGTCACTTCGGAAATGACCAGTTCGCTGTCCAGCCCATCCGCACCGACCACCACCACGGCGGTCATTACCTGGTGGGTGCGCCCGGCCAGTCGCGCCAGCATCGCACGCGCGTCGGCTGCGTCGGCCGGCTTGCCGAACACTTCACCGTCCAGCACCACCTCGGTGTCCGAGCCCAGCACCCGCGCCTGCGGGTCTTCGGCCAGCACCCGCGCCAGCCCGGCACGCGCCTTGTCGGCGGCGACCCGGCACACATACTGTTCGGCACTCTCGGTCGCGGCGCGCTGCTCGACGACCTCCAGGTCCAGGGCCTGGAAGGGGCGTCCGAGTCGGGCCAGCAACTGGTTGCGTCGGGGGGAGCGGGAAGCAAGATAGAGCATCGGCACAGCATAACCTGAGCCCGTCACCTGAATCGTCGGCAACCCGTCGAGGAACGCACACAACCCCGAACGGGCTCACAGCGCGTTCATCGCTACGACACCACCCTCACCGCACAACAAGGAGATCCCATGCGCCTGACCGCCACCCCGCTGCTGCTCGCCCTGTCCCTCGCCCTTGGAACCTCGATGACCGCCCATGCTGCCCCGTCGTCGCCATCGATCGCCGCCGCGGCCGAAGGCACCCTGCTGAACATCTCGTCCAACGCCGAAGCCACCCGTGTGCCGGACGTCGCCACGCTGTCGGCCGGCGTGGTGACCCAGGCCGCCGATGGCAACAGCGCGATGCGCCAGAACGCCCAGCAGATGGACAAGGTGCTGGCAGCGGTCAAGGCCGCCGGCATCGCCGAGCGCGACGTGCAGACCAGCGGGGTCAGCCTCAACCCGCAGTACCGCTACGCCGACAACGAAGCGCCGAAGATCACCGGCTACCAGGCCAGCAACACGGTCAGCCTGAAGGTCCGCGACATCGCCAAGCTCGGCAAGGTGCTGGACGCGCTGGCCGCACAGGGCGCCAACCAGATCAACGGCCCCAGCTTCGAGATCGATCAGCCCGAACCGGTCTATGACGAAGCCCGCCTCGCCGCGCTGAAGAAGGCCCAGGCCCGTGCCCAGACCTACGCCAAGTCGCTGGGCCTGCAGGTGCGCCGCATCGTCAGCATTTCCGAGAACGCCGGCGGCGGCTACCGCCCGATGCCGATGATGCGGGCCATGTCGGCCGGCGCAGCGATGGACAAGGCCACCCCGGTCGCACCGGGTGAATCCACTGTTTCGGTCAATCTGGACGTGGTGTTC is a genomic window containing:
- the rng gene encoding ribonuclease G, which translates into the protein MSEEILVNVTPRETRVAVIENGMLQELHIERGWRRGVVGNIYKGKVQRVMPGMQAAFVEVGLERAAFLHANDVVRPAPVASADTENTTLPPPASVPIVELLRDGQDIVVQVVKDPIGTKGAHLTTQISIPSRYMVLLPQSKVVGVSARIEDETERARLKALVTELSAQHGGYGYIVRTNAEGQPAEAIAEDIAYLSRVWNVVERRGREAASCSNIYEDLSLPLRSVRDLIRKDVDKVKVDSKETFAQLQAFVAKYMPVLAEKLELYSGDRPIFDMFGVEDEIGRALDKQVPLKSGGYLVIDQTEAMTTIDVNTGSFLGQRNLEETVFRTNLEAAQAVARQLRLRNLGGIIIIDFIDMDDAEHRRQVLRTLEKALARDHAKTTVYDFSPLGLVEMTRKRTVESLERQLSETCPQCSGRGSIKTTETVTYEIFREITRAVRQFDAARLLVIASTKVVARITDEESSAVAELEEFLGKSIRFQADEQYLQEQFDVVLL
- a CDS encoding Maf family nucleotide pyrophosphatase, whose amino-acid sequence is MLYLASRSPRRNQLLARLGRPFQALDLEVVEQRAATESAEQYVCRVAADKARAGLARVLAEDPQARVLGSDTEVVLDGEVFGKPADAADARAMLARLAGRTHQVMTAVVVVGADGLDSELVISEVTFAPIDAADIAAYVATGEPLDKAGAYAIQGGAERWIEHLSGSYSGVMGLPLLHTDRLLARCGVPAPTADAAREAADV
- a CDS encoding SIMPL domain-containing protein — protein: MRLTATPLLLALSLALGTSMTAHAAPSSPSIAAAAEGTLLNISSNAEATRVPDVATLSAGVVTQAADGNSAMRQNAQQMDKVLAAVKAAGIAERDVQTSGVSLNPQYRYADNEAPKITGYQASNTVSLKVRDIAKLGKVLDALAAQGANQINGPSFEIDQPEPVYDEARLAALKKAQARAQTYAKSLGLQVRRIVSISENAGGGYRPMPMMRAMSAGAAMDKATPVAPGESTVSVNLDVVFELGR